Below is a window of Paraburkholderia kururiensis DNA.
CGAGAACAGTGCCGGCGACGTGTACGGGAACCACGCCGAACCCTTCGGATGACCCAGCGTGGCTTCCCACACCGAGGGCGACACGATCGTCAGTGCCACCGACGAAACGAGCCCGAGGAACCCGCCGATCACCGCGCCCCGCGTGGTGCAGCCCTTCCACAGCATGGAGAGGAACAGCACGGGGAAGTTCGCCGAGGCCGCGACAGCGAACGCGAGCGACACCATGAACGCGATGTTCTGCTTCTCGAACGCGATGCCGAGCACCACGGCCACGATGCCGAGCACCACGGTGGTGACGCGCGACACACGCAGTTCGTCGGCGCTGTCCGCCTTGCCGCCGCGGAAGACGGTGGCATACAGGTCGTGCGAAACCGCGGAGGCGCCCGAGAGCGTGAGACCTGCCACGACCGCGAGGATGGTGGCGAACGCCACGGCGGAGATGAACCCGTAGAACACGTTGCCGCCCACGGACTTCGCCACGAGCACGGCCGCCATGTTCGCCGTACCGGCCCCACCCTTGATCACGCCCTTCGCGACATCGGCCAGTTCCGGATTGGTGAGCACGAGCGTGATGGCGCCGAAACCGATGATGAAGATGAGGATGTAGAAGTAGCCGATCCACGTCGTGGCCCACAGCACCGACTTGCGTGCTTCCTTCGCGTCCGGCACGGTGAAGAAGCGCATGAGGATGTGCGGCAGACCTGCCGTGCCGAACATCAGCGCCATGCCGAACGAGATGGCCGAGATGGGGTCTTTGATGAAGCCGCCGGGGCCCATCACGGACCGTCCGATCTTCGCCGCTTCCTCGGGCGACTTGCCCGCGGCGGACGCGATGGCCGTCTTCACCTCGACGCCCTTCGCGAACAGCGCTTCGGGGCTGAAGCCGTACTGCGCCATGACCATGATGGCCATGAACGTGACGCCGGCCAGCAGCAGGCACGCCTTGATGATCTGCACCCACGTGGTCGCCGTCATGCCGCCGAACAGCACGTAGACCATCATCAGGCCACCGACGATCACGACCGCCACCCAGTAGTCGAGCCCGAACAGCAGCTTGATGAGCTGCCCTGCTCCCACCATCTGCGCGATGAGGTAGAACGCCACCACCACCAGCGTGCCGATGGCCGCGAACGTGCGGATGGGGCCCTGCGCGAAGCGGTAGCCGGCCACGTCGGCGAACGTGAATCGCCCGAGGTTGCGCAGGCGCTCGGCCATCAGGAACGTGATGACGGGCCAGCCCACCAGAAAGCCGATGGAATAGATGAGCCCGTCGTAACCGCTCGTCATCACCGCGGCGGAAATGCCGAGGAAGGACGCCGCGGACATGTAGTCGCCCGCAATGGCAAGGCCGTTCTGAAACCCGGTGATGCCGCCGCCCGCCGTATAGAAATCGGCGGCCGAGCGCGTGCGCGAGGCGGCCCACTTCGTGATCCAGAGCGTGCCGGATACGAAGAGCGCAAAGAGGATGATGGCCGTCGTGTTGGTTGCCTGGCGCGTGGTCTGTCCGACGTCGCCGCCCGCAGCCAGCGCCATGCCCGTCCACGAGAGCGCTGCAAACGCGGCAAGGGCTGTGAGTTGTTTCCTGTTCATTTCGCCACGTCCCTGAGAATGTCTTGTGTCATCCGGTCGTATTCGCTGTTGGCCCGGCGCACGTAGATGCCGGTGATGACGACCGTAAAGACGATCAGTGCCACGCCGACGGGGATGCCGACCGTCGTGACGCCGGTGCCGATGGGGCGCGCCAGGAACGACTTGTCGAAAGCGATAAGGGCGATGTAGCCGTAGTAGACGAGCAGCATCAGGCTGATCAGCAGCAGCCCGAGGCCGTTGCGCCTCCGTTTCAGTTCGGCGTACCCAGGGTGCGCCTGGATCTTTGCGATCAGGGGATCGTCCATTTGAGGTCTCCTCGATTGTTCTGCATGGGACGCCTCATTCTCGCCACGGATGCTGACTGACTTCTTACGCGGCAGACGGAAATCCCTGCGCAATACGCCGTGGTTTTCCCTGGGCTGGGACCGTTGGCGGCGCGCGAGTTAACCAGGCGCGCCTATGCCGCCGACGGCGTGTCGTCGTGCGATCTCGTCGAGCTGCGCCTGCCAGTCGGCCACCTGCCCTGCGTCGTGAACATCTTCCAGATCGTGCAGCAATGCAGCGACGCGCGGTTCATAAGCGTCCACGCCCGACAGCGTCAGCGCGTGGAGCAAGGGGCCGTCCTGGCCGGCCGTGTAGTAACTGATCCCAAGACCTTCCAGCGCGTCGCTGTAATGCTCGTCCCGGATAAGGACACCGATGGCGCATCGGCGTCCGTGATGACCGCGAAGGCGGCAGCTGCCGCTCTCGTCTTCGGAAACGGCCCCTTGTGTCAGCAGGTGTGAGCGCACCGTCGCGAAAATTTCGTCGAGACCTTTCATTGCCGGATACCCCAGATCTTCTTGCCGTTCGTTCCAGGCTTTGTGCGGATGCTGCGCGCACCGCCAAAGCCGGACGCCTGTCTCTTTAACGTCGAATAGAACGATCGGCCGTATCCTGACAAACCCTGTTTCAACGTGACGCTGGTTTCGTCTGTCGTGGCAAAGCTGAACGGTTGCGGGTCGCGGACGCGGCGCAGGCGCGCTGCGGGAACAGGCCGATCGAGGGACCTGGAAGACGAGCCCTTTCGTTACGGATGATGGAGGTTCATGTGCCGCACGATCTTGCGCAGGACCAGCGCGGCGCCCGCTATCAGGCAAACGACTACGAACCACAGGGCAAGGACGTAGCCGACCAACAACCAGAATTCATCGACACGCTGCTGGAGCACGCGCGCCTGGTAGGACGGCGCATCGTGCGCGGCGTCAGCGAACGATACGCGATAGAGGAAAAAGGACCGGCAAACGGCGCTCTCCGGTTCGCGGGCCGCCAACAGCGAACCGGCCGGTATCGCGCCCACGCTTGCGCATTCGGGCGCGTTCATACCGGCCACGATGGCGGCATCCACGGGATGGTCGTAGGTCGCGCCCAGCCACGTCACGGCAATCGCCAGGGCGAAGCTCGAGACGAGCGCATGGACCCACCGGGCCGTGCGGCGACGCCGCCGGGCGCCAGACCTGTTTTTCATGAGGTCGCTCCACATTCATTTCGCGTTGCCTTTGCAACGCGCGGGCGCACGTGCGACGCGGCAAGCGCGGTCGTGCCGGTATTCCCTCATGCTCTGGATTTCGTGGCCCGGCCCTGTTGATATGGCTCAAACTTGTTGGCCGCGGAAACACATGGACGAGCTTGCCGGGGCAGACCGCGCGTCGGGCGGTCTGCCGGCACGAGACATCGCGTCTCGCTCAGGAAGGAAAGATGCGCAAGGCGCTTGCCGGCATGCGCAAGCGCGCCGAGATGGGAGGTGTGGGTTCGACGGCGGGCTTACGTGCCCCGCGCGTGCCCCGCGTGCGTCTCAGTCCTGCGGATCGAGGTCGAAAACCTGTTCCATCATCGCCCACTGCTCGCCTTCGGGCGTTCCCGCAAGGCGCACCTGGCACGGGGCGGTGAAGGTCCACCAGCGCTGGGTCTCGGGGTCGGCGGCCATCGCCGCCATGTCGGCCGCGAAGTCGTGGCCGTGATATTCCCAGTAGCCGAACAACAGGTTTTCCGGCTCGCGCAGGAAGATCGAGTAGTTGCGTATGTTGCTTTGCCGTATGCGTTCGAGCACCGCGGGCCACACCTGCGCGTGCAGCCGCCGGTATTCCGCGATCTGTTCGGGCCGGATCCCCACCACCATCGCCATTTTTCGCATGCGTCCTCTCTAGTTCGTTCTATGCGGTTTGCAGGTTCGATGCGTCGACGGCGAACTCCACGTGCGCCGCAGCGCGAACCGCGTCCCAGTCCCACTCGATGCCAAGGCCAGGTTCGTTCGGTGCATAGGCGTAGCCGTCTTCGATACGCACGCGATTCGCCGTCAACGAATCCAGTTGCGGAATGTACTCCAGCCACGTTGCGTTGGGCACGGCCGAGCACAGGCTCACGTGCAGCTCCATCAGAAAGTGCGGACAGATGTCGAGGTTGAGCGCCTCGGCCATGTGCGCCACCTTGAGCCACGGCGTAATGCCGCCCACGCGTGCCACGTCGGCCTGCACGATGGCGCATGCATCGGCCTTCACGTATTCGCCGAACTGGCCCAGGTGATACAGCGACTCGCCCACCGCGACCGGCACGTTCGTCGCGAGCGACAGCCTGCGGTGCGCATCGACGTTTTCCGCAGGCATGGGCTCCTCGAGCCAGGCAAGGCGAAACGGCTCGAATGCATGCGCGCGCCGCAACGCCTCCTGAAACGTGAAACCCTGATTGGCGTCGGTCATCAGCTCGAAGCCCTCGCCCACGGCTTCACGCACAGCGTCGAGACGGCGCACGTCCTCCGAAACATGCGGCCGCCCTACCTTCAGCTTCGCGCCGCGAAAACCGTCGGCGCGCGCCTGCAAGGTCTGCTCGACCAGTTCCTGCGTGGCGAGATGAAGCCAGCCGCCCTCGGTCGAATACGTTTGCGTGCGCGGCTTCGCGCCGCCTGCCGCGATCCACAGCGGCAGGCCGGCGACGCGCGTGTTGCGGTCCCACAGCGCGGTGTCGACGGCGGCCAGCGCGAGGCTCGTGATCGCGCCCACGGCGGTGGCATGCGTGTGAAACAGCAGGTCGCGCCAGATCGCCTCGAACAGGGCCGGGTCGCGACCGATGATGCGCGGCGCCAGATGATCGCGCAGCAGCGCCACCACCGACGACCCGCCGGTGCCGATCGTGTACGTGTAGCCGGTGCCGCTACTGCCGTCGTCGCAGCGGATCGTCACGAGCACGGTTTCCTGCACGACGAACGACTGGATCGCGTCGGTGCGCTTGACCTTCGGCTGCAGGTCTACCTGGCGGATTTCGACCGCATCGATTCTTGCCATGGACATTCGTCTCCCGAACTGGAACGGTCTCGCCGCTTCCATGAAGTTTCAGCGCTTCAGCCTTTCACGCCGCCCAGCGTGAGGCCTGCAATGAGGTGCTTCTGCACGATGAACGTCAGCACGATGGCGGGCACGATGATGACCACAGCCATCGCGCACATGCCCGCCCAGTCCACCGAAAACTGCGCGGTGTAGTCCATCAGCCCCACCGGCAGCGTTTTGGTCTCGGGGCTGCGGCACAGCTGGGTGGCGAGCGCGAA
It encodes the following:
- a CDS encoding cation acetate symporter; protein product: MNRKQLTALAAFAALSWTGMALAAGGDVGQTTRQATNTTAIILFALFVSGTLWITKWAASRTRSAADFYTAGGGITGFQNGLAIAGDYMSAASFLGISAAVMTSGYDGLIYSIGFLVGWPVITFLMAERLRNLGRFTFADVAGYRFAQGPIRTFAAIGTLVVVAFYLIAQMVGAGQLIKLLFGLDYWVAVVIVGGLMMVYVLFGGMTATTWVQIIKACLLLAGVTFMAIMVMAQYGFSPEALFAKGVEVKTAIASAAGKSPEEAAKIGRSVMGPGGFIKDPISAISFGMALMFGTAGLPHILMRFFTVPDAKEARKSVLWATTWIGYFYILIFIIGFGAITLVLTNPELADVAKGVIKGGAGTANMAAVLVAKSVGGNVFYGFISAVAFATILAVVAGLTLSGASAVSHDLYATVFRGGKADSADELRVSRVTTVVLGIVAVVLGIAFEKQNIAFMVSLAFAVAASANFPVLFLSMLWKGCTTRGAVIGGFLGLVSSVALTIVSPSVWEATLGHPKGSAWFPYTSPALFSMTIGFVGVWLFSVLDRSERAQRERESFAVQQVRSETGLGAARASGH
- a CDS encoding DUF485 domain-containing protein, whose product is MDDPLIAKIQAHPGYAELKRRRNGLGLLLISLMLLVYYGYIALIAFDKSFLARPIGTGVTTVGIPVGVALIVFTVVITGIYVRRANSEYDRMTQDILRDVAK
- a CDS encoding L-rhamnose mutarotase, with product MAMVVGIRPEQIAEYRRLHAQVWPAVLERIRQSNIRNYSIFLREPENLLFGYWEYHGHDFAADMAAMAADPETQRWWTFTAPCQVRLAGTPEGEQWAMMEQVFDLDPQD
- a CDS encoding mandelate racemase/muconate lactonizing enzyme family protein, producing the protein MARIDAVEIRQVDLQPKVKRTDAIQSFVVQETVLVTIRCDDGSSGTGYTYTIGTGGSSVVALLRDHLAPRIIGRDPALFEAIWRDLLFHTHATAVGAITSLALAAVDTALWDRNTRVAGLPLWIAAGGAKPRTQTYSTEGGWLHLATQELVEQTLQARADGFRGAKLKVGRPHVSEDVRRLDAVREAVGEGFELMTDANQGFTFQEALRRAHAFEPFRLAWLEEPMPAENVDAHRRLSLATNVPVAVGESLYHLGQFGEYVKADACAIVQADVARVGGITPWLKVAHMAEALNLDICPHFLMELHVSLCSAVPNATWLEYIPQLDSLTANRVRIEDGYAYAPNEPGLGIEWDWDAVRAAAHVEFAVDASNLQTA